The sequence AAAACTCGCTGAAAGGTGGGAAAAGCCGTTTTTGATTGCGTTCGGTCTGATTGCAATTGCCTACGCTCTGGAGGTGATGATGTGAAAGGGGTCATACTCGCCGCAGGAAAGGGAGAAAGGTTGAGGCCTTTAACCGACGACCGGCCGAAGGTAATCCTCAAGGTGGCCAACAGGGCGATTATCGAGTATGTCCTTGAAAACCTGTATCCCTTTGTGGATGAGTTCGTTGTTATCGTGCGCTATCATAAGGAAAAGCTAATCGAAGTTCTCGGCGATGAGTTCGGTGGCAAGCCGATAACCTACGTTGAGCAGTTGCCCGGTGAGGGAACGGCCAAGGCCATAGAGAGCGCCAGGGAGAGCGTTGAGGAGGAATTCATTGTTGCCAACGGGGACATATACTTCGAGGAAAACGCCATAAGAGAGCTGGTATCTGCATTCAGGAGGGAAAAGGCCCACGTTGCCATGGTCGTCAAGCACTTCGACGATTTAAGCCACTTTGGGAAGGTTGAGCTAGACGGATTGAGAGTGGTTAGAATCGCCGAAAAGCCCGGGAAGGTTCCCGGTTACGCTAACCTTGGAATCTACGCCTTCCGCTCAAGCGTCTTTGAGTTCATAGCGAAGACCAAGCTCAGCGAACGCGGGGAGTACGAGATAACCGACACGATAAACCTCATGATTGACGCGGGACTTAACGTCGTTGCCGTTCCCTACGATGGCTACTGGAACGACATCGGAAGGCCCTGGAACCTTTTGGAACTCAACGAATACATCCTGAAGAACAAAC comes from Thermococcus sp. and encodes:
- the glmU gene encoding bifunctional sugar-1-phosphate nucleotidylyltransferase/acetyltransferase; the encoded protein is MKGVILAAGKGERLRPLTDDRPKVILKVANRAIIEYVLENLYPFVDEFVVIVRYHKEKLIEVLGDEFGGKPITYVEQLPGEGTAKAIESARESVEEEFIVANGDIYFEENAIRELVSAFRREKAHVAMVVKHFDDLSHFGKVELDGLRVVRIAEKPGKVPGYANLGIYAFRSSVFEFIAKTKLSERGEYEITDTINLMIDAGLNVVAVPYDGYWNDIGRPWNLLELNEYILKNKLRHEIRGTVEEGATIVPPVEIGEGTVVRSGSYIIGPVKIGRNSRIGPNCFIRPYTSIGNNCHIGNAVEVKNSIIMDNSNAPHLNYVGDSIIGENTNLGAGTITANLRHDRGNIKVEIKGKLEDSGRHKLGAIIGHNVKVGINVSIYPGRKIGSNSFIGPGVIVDRNVPPKSLVVVRQEKLVMER